A DNA window from Phragmites australis chromosome 11, lpPhrAust1.1, whole genome shotgun sequence contains the following coding sequences:
- the LOC133884329 gene encoding uncharacterized protein LOC133884329 → MWGRSSGVVAVAREDRMDGDGFFGNRLSLKPRSGKNWDHRTCQWGPHVSDQLVRLVQPSTRLRSPTRSRGELLCRFAEATTMASTTQPPDADPPECPVCLCPFDDASTVPLVLPCGHSLCGPCIASLPPASAAVGSLRCPLCTQCVPFSRSLGPSSLPKNHALLALLPSPSPPRTTTATTTTAPPPLPLPLHAAHSRLFSRFRHAVLPESASPLRSAPTPASLALGSLASDLGAPWFSSQGRLVSLLSIETPGGGRPLEQETAFYRPSYASRVLAAVGALSDAAREEMAGLIAASARLARRVCRVYGVWMGTDAARLWMVSERHPRGVSRLLEERINREDRMAQIGVVAMEMCEAIMGLYGERLVLGCLGLDCFCLDRFGHCMFDLNQALALCRLVRAGDSSAKVVAFVAPEVVAMLREVSPMKDHDFNGLVACSSDVWSLGCVLVAILTGDEQLAAGWKSEGSYDDWEKEVVARLQASLVGTQLEPLAVITASCLSYELKDRPQIADVWKCIRGSLMKSSDDALVPDDDLAADKSFRCLLFGELSSMLLESVAVKSDGKMQPSRGSDENSSNQDDGNNGGCISSGESHLSGIDDPQTGGVFKSSTLLAHRDCVTGLAIGGGFLFSSSYDKTINVWSLQDFSHVQCLKGHEHKITAIVATDNDNQSLCISGDSGSGIFVWRVDSSHREEPLNKWYEHNDWLYRGVHCLALSGTGYLYTGSRDKSIKAWSLEDYSLRCTMAGHKSTVSCLSVASGILYSGSWDGTIRSWWLTDHTPLSVLQDDTPGSIAPVLSISTEANFVVSSYENGYFKIWKNDVLVKSEKLQNGAIYAVKLSGKWLYTGGWDKVINIQELLDDESEVELRDVASITCDSIITSILSWNERLIIGLSNRDIKVYYKGS, encoded by the exons ATGTGGGGGAGGAGCTCGGGCGTCGTCGCCGTGGCGAGGGAGGATCGGATGGACGGCGACGGTTTTTTTGGCAATCGATTGTCCCTAAAACCCAGATCGGGGAAGAACTGGGACCACAGAACCTGCCAGTGGGGCCCACACGTCAGTGACCAACTTGTTCGCCTCGTCCAGCCGAGCACCCGCCTGCGAAGTCCAACACGCAGCCGCGGCGAGCTCCTCTGCCGCTTTGCCGAAGCGACGACCATGGCGAGCACCACGCAGCCTCCGGACGCGGATCCCCCCGAGTGCCCGGTGTGCCTCTGCCCCTTCGACGACGCCTCCACCGTGCCGCTCGTGCTCCCATGCGGGCACTCCCTCTGCGGCCCCTGCATCGCCTCCCTCccgcccgcctccgccgccgtcggATCCCTCCGCTGCCCACTCTGCACCCAGTGTGTCCCCTTCTCCCGCTCGCTCggcccctcctccctccccaaaAACCATGCCCTCCTTGcgctcctcccctccccctccccaccgCGCACTACCACCGCCACGACCACAACCGCGCCGCCTCCACTACCGCTCCCCCTCCACGCCGCCCATTCCCGCCTCTTCTCCCGCTTCCGCCACGCCGTCCTCCCCGAATCTGCCTCCCCGCTCCGCTCCGCGCCTACCCCCGCCAGCCTCGCGCTCGGGTCCCTCGCCTCCGACCTCGGCGCGCCCTGGTTCAGCTCCCAGGGCCGCCTCGTCAGCCTCCTCTCGATCGAGACGCCCGGCGGGGGACGGCCTCTGGAGCAGGAGACTGCGTTCTACCGGCCAAGCTACGCGTCGCGGGTCCTCGCCGCGGTCGGGGCGCTGAGCGACGCGGCGAGGGAGGAGATGGCCGGTCTGATCGCCGCCTCCGCGCGGTTGGCACGGCGGGTGTGCAGGGTCTACGGGGTCTGGATGGGCACCGACGCGGCGCGGCTGTGGATGGTCTCCGAACGGCACCCGCGTGGTGTTTCCCGGTTATTGGAGGAGAGGATCAATCGAGAGGACAGGATGGCTCAGATTGGAGTCGTTGCAATGGAGATGTGTGAAGCGATCATGGGGTTGTACGGAGAAAGGCTGGTGCTGGGGTGCCTTGGGCTAGACTGCTTCTGCCTCGACCGCTTTGGGCACTGCATGTTTGATTTGAATCAGGCGTTGGCATTGTGCCGGCTAGTCCGAGCAGGTGATAGTTCAGCCAAGGTTGTGGCTTTCGTTGCCCCTGAGGTGGTGGCAATGCTACGTGAAGTGTCGCCAATGAAGGATCATGATTTTAACGGCTTGGTTGCGTGTAGTTCGGATGTTTGGTCTCTGGGTTGTGTATTGGTGGCAATTCTTACTGGGGATGAGCAGCTTGCGGCAGGATGGAAATCTGAAGGATCATATGATGATTGGGAGAAGGAAGTGGTTGCAAGGCTTCAAGCCTCATTGGTTGGTACACAACTGGAACCATTGGCCGTGATTACAGCATCCTGCTTGAGCTATGAACTAAAAGACCGCCCACAGATTGCTGATGTCTGGAAATGTATCAGAGGCTCATTGATGAAATCCAGTGATGATGCTTTAGTTCCTGATGATGACCTTGCAGCTGATAAGAGTTTTAGGTGTTTACTCTTCGGGGAGTTATCTTCAATGTTACTTGAATCTGTTGCTGTCAAGTCCGATGGTAAAATGCAGCCCTCTCGAGGTTCTGATGAAAACAGTTCAAATCAGGATGATGGAAATAATGGTGGTTGCATAAGCAGTGGGGAAAGTCACTTGTCAGGAATTGATGACCCACAGACAGGTGGAGTGTTTAAATCTTCAACATTGCTTGCCCATCGTGATTGTGTCACAGGATTAGCCATTGGAG GTGGATTTTTGTTTAGCTCTTCTTATGATAAAACTATCAATGTATGGTCACTGCAG GACTTCTCTCATGTACAGTGTTTGAAGGGGCATGAACACAAAATCACAGCAATAGTTGCTACTGACAATGATAATCAGTCCCTTTGTATAAGTGGAGACAGCGGTAGTGGAATTTTTGTCTGGCGTGTTGATTCCTCTCACAGGGAAGAGCCTTTGAATAAATGGTATGAACATAATGATTGGCTCTATCGAGGTGTTCACTGCTTGGCTCTCTCCGGAACCGGTTATCTTTACACTGGTAGTAGAGACAAATCTATCAAGGCTTGGTCACTGGAG GATTATTCACTTCGCTGCACTATGGCAGGTCATAAATCAACTGTGTCTTGCCTTTCAGTGGCCAGTGGTATTCTTTACAGTGGAAGTTGGGATGGTACCATTCGGTCATGGTGGCTCACTGATCATACACCATTGTCTGTACTGCAAGATGATACACCAGGAAGCATAGCCCCTGTGTTATCAATTTCAACAGAAGCCAATTTTGTAGTTTCATCATATGAGAATGGATACTTTAAG ATCTGGAAGAATGATGTCCTTGTCAAATCAGAGAAGCTTCAAAACGGTGCAATTTATGCAGTTAAATTGAGTGGCAAATGGCTCTATACTGGTGGATGGGATAAAGTCATCAATATTCAG GAGTTATTGGACGATGAATCAGAGGTAGAACTCCGAGATGTTGCTTCCATTACTTGTGACTCGATTATAACTTCGATACTGTCCTGGAACGAAAGGCTGATAATtggactatccaacagggataTCAAG GTTTACTACAAGGGGTCTTAG